cattaaggtcgccggaaatgatgatattgtcgtcagcaggcacgtgacaagtcttttcatcgagaagttgccaggaggcatttttctcggcatctggtcgacgtgtctgtggtgcgtacgtggtgaagaaatgaatagtgttGTCAgcagatataatggtgagcttcatcagccgatcatcaaatcattcgacttatTTAATGACATGAGGGAAACCCGCTGAGGTAacaatgccaacatcatattgagtgtgtgggctaccaaaatagagaagtttatagtcttttttaccacgttcgcgttcaatgtcgcaacttttggcaccagaccatcgggtttcttgcaaagcgcagatatcaatgcgccttttccgaagggttcttgcgagtttctccggctttccagttagggtactaacatttagcgtgcagacacgtatttgttttgtttatcttgttcggactaacttgcttatgtcctgacaccgtccatgcgtcatGAACCCtttcccatttctcgacaggaccggggtccgtcctgccgcgtcgactgaggtggacgccctagcattcctcctaggcttgtgactcaatccgatcatcttgtttgtagcgatattttatgcattttcttggtcggcctgccgcaggacctatcaccaagagagatcaggtaggatttagcatagtcgaataacttttgcattttatttttgttttactgaggatagtataaagTACATTGccccaaaccctcctcctttacctgagtttgggaccagcatactatgtcaaTAGTATGGCGGAGTTAGCATCGGAAGAATGGTGTAAGTACACTGGCTGAGATTGGTTTTGTTGTCCGAGGTTATCAATTGTTGTTAAACATATTAAGTATTATAATTTGAAACATTTATTAATTCTAAAACAAAATTACAAACTGCCAATTCAACCAATTAATTAATGTTAATTCAAAAACTCTATTCCACATCTTTTTGACAACTAATTCTCGACTCCACTTTGCTCTGCCGGCCTAGTGACTGTCACTCGCTACCAACAGGTgggcgagccactcaggcgaGTGAGTTTCACATCGTGGTGTATGATATTATTCTGGCTCGGACGAATCCTCGTTAATTAGCTCGCGTCTCCATActataatgcacaatttcgaaaagtttgaagtaaattaaaccattattaacaaaattataaagggtcaaaattatgtattttacttgaatttattgcactctaagacgtgtatgatgtcatcatcatataaagtaaacgcatatgaacggcggagttagagggtggaaatacatatatcaaagaatatttttaaGCATGTGCGAAGGGGAAAACTTGCATGTGAATTCTTTTAcacaaggtgaacacaaaacctttatacccgaagtgtccagcttccagtattccgacttattcGCTTTTATATTCAATTTTGACTTGTATTTCCCGCCCACACTATAGTTTGGAAACCGCTGCTTCGCACTACTGAAAGCTTCGTCTGTGAAAAAACTTTGTCCCCCAATTTGTTAGAATCTAGCAAAGCTAGCCAGCCATCAAAGCTAGCAAAGCTAACATAACTTACTAAATGCCAGACATCTAACTTTCTAAGTAATATAATATTCGTGGACGCACTTTTAACATAACACTTGGCGAACAAGCTATCTACAAAGCTACACATAGCAATTATCTGAACACAATTAGATATCATAGCAACATTACACATGACCTCATAGTCTCCGAGCTAGCATGGTTTCTCCCACCTTTCGGTTGAGTAATAATCTGCGTTCAGTACGCAATGTTGAATTCATTGAGAAGGGCCCGTCAAGTGTTCAGAAGTGAATTCACTCACTCCGTGTGCGGGTTAGTATTTGCAtatctttatctttttttatagCAGCCACAGGTGCCGAATTATCATTATCAGAATTCAAATTTTGACTTCTTGACCTCAGCGCATAGTCGAGTATGAATTAACATTTCTGTTGGTTTTATCAATAATTTTTTACATCTCATGCATGCTTTTGCAAATGGATTGTTTATTTCGGGCTAATCTTGGCTTGATTTCTCAatcttgttattattttttacatctttttttattcttcgttttttgttttggttttgcaACTGTCTTAATGCGGTTACTCTATTTTCCAGTCCAGCGGTGTTGGATTCGGCCAATCATTGCAGTGCGAGCAGCAGCAAAGGTAAGACGCGGGTTTCTAGTCTCCCTAATTTCCAATTCGGTTGTTGCTTGAATAATTACCCCCGGACCAGGTTAATAAGGCACTCGGCTATTTATACACCTTGGAACTTGTTGTTTCCGTTTGACTTGTGCATAATAGACGAGTCGAGGGTTACCTACGTATCCGATACTTTCCAATGGATATCAAATTCTCATTCATTCGCTAGAGACGTTGCAAGTGCATTGGCTTTCCTTGGAGCATTTCTGCGCGACTACTTCTGACTTAAATAACTCGCAATAcctgttttgaataaatttatcgCATCttgcaaatattatattttgcttTTGCGACTTTTGATTAGCTCCTGGGGAAGACAACAGTGCAAAGAGCGTAAATATGGCGACGGAACGAAGCGTTCATTCAGCAAATATTGATGAAGTTCATGATGTTCCTATTGAGGCGATAATCAGGCCTTTGGCGCCGGTTTTGGATGATAACAAAGTTTGTTCCCTCATGGATACTCTGAAGGTGAGATAATGAGAATAGTCTTAATTTGCGAAAACAGTAGAGAGTAGACTAGTAAATGATAAATGCAAATATGTACTTTCACACTTGATATCTTTCTTTGCAGAATTCAGATGCAAGCGAGAAAGTACCTCCAATTGACATTCTCTGGATTAAAGGAACCGAGGGCGGAAATTATTTCTATAGTTTTGGAGGATGTCACCGTTTTGAAGCTCACAAGCGGTTGGGGTTGAAAACTATAAAGGCAAAGTTAGTGGAATCTACTTTATTTGATTTGCAACACTATTTAGGCTCGAGTGCTCCAAAGCATTTGGTATAATTGGAACCAGTTGTTTTCAAGTCGAATGTTATGAGGATTAGTGCTCCACCGTCTGATTTCGTATTTTATACCATTAATTGTACTGATGACTGTAAATGATAGACTTTAATAAActtaatttgttatttttaaataatgtcTTCGTTGGTTCAGAGCTATGTCCGTGAAGGACAACCGGAAATTGTATTCTCCAAATATAAATGTCAATCAACATCCTTTGTATGGGGAAGGACATCTCAccttatgtaaatatatatacatatattttatggGTATCCGACAAAATTCCCATTTTTAATCCGTTAGTGAAAAAGCGGATATTataacgttttgatcacatccgaaatgaggatctccgcaatcgttatggagttgcagattgaccaagattggtctgaacatcgaccaaaaggcaggccgaaacaacggtggcttggtacgctggatggggatttaaaaacctcgtgattgcatctagatcaggcatttgatagagccaaattgcgAAGCCAATTACGACGAACCGACTCcgattgtgaacggggcaaaggctgaagaaaaagaagataacgTTGAAATAtatcgctagtcttccactccctcCTGGTTAGTAATCCTGTAATGAAATTTCTCCTGAAGCTCAGCCTATGTGTGGTGTAGTCCGCGCTGTACGATGTGATATATTCGATATGAAGGCCGAGTGGAAAGAGGTGGAGGAATACGCCGAGGGCGCCCTTTGGGTTGAACCTCCTAGCACCAGTTGTGGTTACATCTACTGTTCTTTGGATAATGTTCAGCTTGGTCCTAATGCACTCTCTCCCCAGCGCAGACTGGAGCTTTTGACCTAGGAAAACCATTGTAATTAATAGATTTGTTTGgggttttgaaattttgtttctttttcttggcATTACattatttatactgcgtgccaactgactgtgtacgctggtaaattttttataccagaaattctgcacccgatggagacctgggcctctccagttcttcgagctgtttatggctcgtcgaacttcctcttcggtaaacatccgcaaaattcatgccaagcgtattggcatggcgggtgccttcgacggtgatccagtcagcatgcttagcatgctgggcgggtaacccccaaagtccaccccaatactctttcgcttccggcaCCAAAAACTGCATTATCTGGACGctcaatacacaagtgattgtagttgcagcagcgacatgtcagcacacagtcgagatgcaatctcatcattgacttgagatagaattcccggagttgctggagatgcatagagcctgggaatacctggtctatgcaaagcatccatatccgagaattctatacacgatcTTTGGAATTCGTGCCGAACCTCAGcgggacggtggagaagagtgcttcggcgagtactgaaactgttgcctgcattgCGGCGTAGTATTGTTGATGCCGTCGCcactgcccccatcgactcccGGTCCCCGTTAACCTCaaatcgaacacgctccctgatggtggccgggattgtgtcgctgcgagtaataaagcggtaatGGTCTGCGACTCACTGGACAGTCACATGCGCAatttgcgggaaacgctcgacgaatctctggtgcaacaaggggcggtaacatgttgtacccgcccccgccgttatttcgtagtaggggcggatgatgaagaggttcatttcttcagtccacttcatccgctgcctacgcgaacctgctgaagtggtcgccacagattgtggcgaaacagctgcatcaGGCAGagctatgctcctggtcgtcgtggcgcttagacgtcgaaccgccccacgactagcggtttccataccggacctcaaatttcttcttctactcatttttggtggtgcattttagcCCTAGCTGCCAgttgttgggatagcttccttagtgagtaatctgcaagattgcaaagttcctgcactttcctcacctaccccctgagacgctgcggtggtgcacagccattcagactgaagctatccatctctcctcttttcacaaccgagcttgggaccggcttcggtggagttttattatttttatttttattttgatgaacAAAGTTGACACCTTCATTTAACCCGGGTTGCTGGCGCAGGTGATTCCGGCACCTAGGGTTACCTGGAATGAGAAAACCAAACGGGATATTATTGTGCATGCTCCCGGTTCGGACTCGAACTAGGATTATtcaattttataaaagaaaattcacaatggtgaacttaaaaagaaaaattatctaaaattcttgtttttttttcgaaaaaaaatcggaaaagaaATATATTCACTAAAAATGGAGAAGAATAACATATTAATATTTCTTTTAAATCGGTCGaacagattttttttctaaatcacTTGCGCCGCACGTAAAAATgttgtttcgagaaaaacgcgtgtaaagttaaattttgttattttttagtGGAAAAGTACACTTAATCTGCGATGCCTGGTGCATACAATAATCCTTCATCCTCTTCGTACGCACCATTTTTCTCAACTTTTTCAGCCCCGCGATTTAATCTGGTCTTTTTTGAAGCATCAGAAGTCACTTTCTTCGCTTTACTGATCCGCTGCCTGTTGTAGACTTGCGCGTACTGCATAGATTTGGAACCCATTTTTACGCCTATAgctttcattattttcaaagaatatCCCGACAGCAAAGAACGTTGCTACCTCCAATGTCTTTTTGCCGACGAAAATATGCTTGGGTGCAAAATTCCATACGCATACTCCCAGCATATCGTTCAAGGAGACTATCCGCCGATAATTCCTCATAAATAGGCAACAAAAGCGTTGCTATATGTTTATCAAATGCTGGTGGATGTGTTTCTTTGTTTTCATGCTTTAACTTTTGGTACTCCACGCTCTTTTCTCCAaggcggctaaaccgatccgaatgaaatttggtgaacatatgagaactatgaaatcccatgcatacagtgagtgatataaatttgtgtgcagtttaaagggggctctctatacatgtaaaagggggatgtaaacatttttgtcattgaatatagtcatgtggggtatcgaatgaaaagtctcaattagtactttccgaatttgatattagttttgaggtGAATTGCAAAATGCGTGAGAGAACTCATTTTcatacccaatccaaaaatccgaaaaaaaaacaagaaagtgcgcttaaatgaaatttaggcctcaaaatatgtcctattccgatatttactcaaataaacttactaatagtatattaccaacctgAAAGactccctttaaattcatcctagtactACTAACCACAGCTCACAGGACCATGTTCGGCATACACACGCCAAATTTCATGGTAATCTGGCAATTAGCGCC
The DNA window shown above is from Hermetia illucens chromosome 5, iHerIll2.2.curated.20191125, whole genome shotgun sequence and carries:
- the LOC119657125 gene encoding putative sulfiredoxin isoform X1, whose amino-acid sequence is MLNSLRRARQVFRSEFTHSVCGPAVLDSANHCSASSSKAPGEDNSAKSVNMATERSVHSANIDEVHDVPIEAIIRPLAPVLDDNKVCSLMDTLKNSDASEKVPPIDILWIKGTEGGNYFYSFGGCHRFEAHKRLGLKTIKAKLVESTLFDLQHYLGSSAPKHLV
- the LOC119657125 gene encoding putative sulfiredoxin isoform X2, with product MATERSVHSANIDEVHDVPIEAIIRPLAPVLDDNKVCSLMDTLKNSDASEKVPPIDILWIKGTEGGNYFYSFGGCHRFEAHKRLGLKTIKAKLVESTLFDLQHYLGSSAPKHLV